The DNA sequence ACAGCCGTAGCTGGCCGTCAATGACGACTTCTTCGCCGGATTTGAGACCGGATTTGATAACCGCAGAGCCGTCTGCAGTCCGGTCAAGTTCAACAGGGCGGGCCTCTGCAGTTCGATCCGCTATGATGACGTAAACGTAATTTCCCTGCTGCCCTACCTGTAGGGCCTGAGCGGGAATCACCAGAGCATTGGGCTGCTCCGTCAGGATCAGGCTGACGTTGACAAATTGGCCCGGCCAGAGAGTGCGATCCTGATTCTGGAAAAGGGCCTTTAATTGCACGGTGCCGGTGGCCTGATCCACTTTGTTGTCCACAAAGACCAGTTCACCAAAGGAGCAGTATTGTTCGGCTGGCGGGATGGCTACCTCCACCCGGAGGCGCCTCCGGTTCATATATTTTTTGACTTCCGGCAGGTGTTGCTCCGGCAGGGTGAAGTTGACATAGATGGGGACGATCTGATTGATGACCACCAGGATGGCCTTTTCATCGTTGGCTTTTACCAAATTGCCCTGGTTGATCAGGATGTCGCCGGTCTTGCCGTCGATAGGCGAGCTAATAGCGGTGTATTCCAGTTTCAGGCGGGCGTTCTCCACCGCGGCGGCGTCGGCCTTGACCGTGGCTTCGAGAGAGGCGGCCTTGGTAGCATACTGCTCATATTCACCGGTGCTGACGAGATTCTGGCGGATTAGGGCTTCATAGCGCCGGGCATCCCGGCGGGCGTTCTCCAGGAGGGCCTGATCCCGGGCCAGGTTGGCCAAGGCCTGTTGAAGCTGAGCTTCGAAGGGACGCGGGTCGATGGTGAACATCAACTCGCCTTTTTTGACCTCCTGGCCTTCTTGAAAGTGAACTCTAACCACCTGGCCCTCCACCTGGGACTTCACCTGAACAGTGGAATATGCTTCTACATTACCGATCGCCTTCAAAACCATCGGCATAGTCTTTTGAACTACGGTCGCAACCGTCACGGGAGCTGGTGGTCGGGCCGGCGCCTCCGGTTTGCTGCCACTGCAGCCGGCCAGGAGAAGCGATAGAGCTGCAGCAATAAGAAAAAAGGATAATTTTTTCGGATAGCGAAGGTCTTTAAAACAATAGCTTAGAGTATACGGATTTTGCATTTAGCGTGGGGTAGTCTTTCAGGAAATAGATTATTGAGTTTTTGGTTTTTGATAAATACTATAGCAGAATTAATTTGTTATGGACACAGTTTGTTTCGGGACAGGCCTAGGGGAATATCTAGCGATTGCCAAAAGTCATCATGTTCTCAGGAGCACAACGAAATATGAGAAAATGACTGGTAGCATAGGCTTCCTGGCCTGTGCATCAGCGTGCCGGCTGGAAACCCTGCACCAGCATCCTTCGTACAAATTCTGATCGATTGAGGGTGGCTATCGTAATGGGGGGGCTGAGACCCACTCCGACAAAAAAGACGATATTGTTGGAGCCTTTGGCAAAATAGCTTTTTGTGTCATCCTGCACGAAGTGAAGGATATTAAGCCTATAGAAATATTGGATTCTTCGCTACGCTCAGAATGACCATAACCTTATAACAAGAGTTTTGCAAAAGCCTCATTGGCAAGCACTATCAATCTCTGCTGAGGAGAATATCCTCCTGATTACTTACCAATGACGTGCTTTCAGGCCTCAATAAAAAAGGCGGCCTGGGATGGCCGCCTCGGTTCATATGTAGACCAGTTTCCTAGAAGTGATACGCCACGCCGATCTGGAAGGAATGCAACTGGTAATCGGGTTTTACATCTAAAGTGTTTCCAAGAACAGTATAGTTATACTTGGGTTCAGCCCAACGGAAGCGGTAAAAAGCATCCAGAGAGACATTTTTCAATGCATAGTACCGTACACCGGCATCGACAACGAGGGCAATATCAGTGGTGGAATTTGAAGGAGTATCTATGCTAGCTGCCCCTGTTCCAGCCGTCGCTTTCTGTCCTGAGAAGAGGATGCCAGGACCGACGGATATATAAGGCTGCAACCGTCCAAACGGCACATCTTGATCCGGCAGAAAACCATATCGCCCGGTAAACATAAAGGCCAGGGTGGCGGCATAACCTTCGGATTCAATGGTTACACCAGTGCCGCTAATAAGCTGCCGGGAGAAGTTCAGCCGATGGTAGCTGAAATCCAGATGGAATCCCAAGTACTTCATCCAGTCGGGGTAATCGTAACCCAGGAAGCCTTCTTTGACGAACCAGGTGCCGACTTTCAAGCCTCCGAGGATAAACGGGTTGTCATACCTTCCCGCAAAACCAGGTACATTGGTGCCATTTACCGACACACCGCCGCTTGAGCTAGAGGCTGCGACCCCGCCGATATACCCTTCCACATACATTTCGGCCCAACACAGAGTTGGCGCCAGGACCAAGGCGGCAATTACCGCCAGCCAGATCATTTTCCCCTTTTTCATGTTTCCCCCCTTAATTTAGTTGTTCTCAAATAAATAAATATACTACTCAGTTAAAGGTGCTCTGTGTTGCCTTTCACCTCCTTCCTCAAGGGTAACCTGCACTTAAGCGTAGCTTATTCCCCTAACAATTTCCTTTATCGGCATTTTACGGCGAAAGTCAAGATATTGTCAAGCAGAAAGTTGAGGAGCGTAGAAAAAAACCTCAATGCAAACAGTTAGCAATTTTCCCGATTCAGGGCCAGACGCTCAAGAGTGTCGCAATTCCCAAAACGAGGCCAACCAGACCGTTCAGTGTGAAAAAGGCGTGATTGAGACGCGACAGATCCTGGGGGGACAACAAGGTATGCTCCACCAGGAGCAAGAGACCGGCCAGAACGGCGGCGATGTAAAAGATCATCCCCAAACCTGCCAGATATCCCACCAGGATGAAGCCAAAACCGGCTCCAAGATGAAAGATTAGCGCCAACCGCATGGCCTTGGCGCGCCCGAGGCGGCAGGGCAGGGAATGCAGCCCCACGGTGCGGTCAAAGTCCTCATCCTGAAGGGAATAAAGGATATCAAAGCCGGCTACCCACAGGAGCACTGTCAGAGACAATAGCAACGGCAGGCCGGTAATGTCGCCCCGGACCGCGATCCAGCCGGCCGCCGGGGCGATGGCCAGCGCCGCTCCCAAAAACAGGTGCGAGGCCCAGGTAAAGCGTTTGGTGTAGGAATAGAAGAGCACCACCGCCAGGGCCACCGGGGAAAGCAGCAGGGCCAGATTGTTTAGTTGTGCCGCGGCAAAGAAAAAGAGCAGGGCGCTGGCTAGGATGAAGATTATCGTCGCCCTCCGGCTGATGAGCCCTTGGGGAAGGGCTCGGGTGGCAGTGCGGGGATTGAGGGCATCATAGCGCTGATCCACCAGCCGGTTAAAGGCCATAGCGGTGCTCCGGGCCCCTACCATAGCCAGGAGGATAAAAAAGGCCTGGCGGCCGGTGGGAAGCCCCCGGGCGGCCAGCAAGGCCCCCATAAAGGCAAACGGCAGGGCGAAGACGGTATGCTCGATCTTGATCATCTCGAGCAAAATAAGCAATTTTCGCCACCATAGGGAAGATTTTGGTCTTTCTTCTAAAGCATGCCCGAAGTTACCTGCTGCGGTCATTATTTAATCCCAAACGGTCCCAAATTCTATCCACCTTCTCTCTAACGCCAGAGTCCATCTCGATGACTGCCGGCCATTCCCGGGTAAAACCCTCTTCCGGCCACTTGCGGGTGGCGTCGATGCCCATCTTGGAACCGTAGTGCGGCAGTGGCGAGGCGTGGTCCAAAGCGTCCACCGGCCCGTCCACGAAGACTACGTCCCGCCGGGGATCGACATTGTTTCCCAGCCGCCATAACACCGCCCCCAGGTCCTGCACGTCCACTTCCCTGTCATAGATGACGATCATCTTGCAGAACATCATCTGTCCCAGCCCCCACAGGGCGTGCATCACCTTGCGGGCGTGGCCGGGGTAGCGCTTGTCGATGGAGATGAAGGCCAGGTTGTGGAACACCCCTTCCATGGGCAGGTTCATGTCCACGATCTCCGGCAGCGTCTTTTTGATCAACGGCAGGAAAAGGCGTTCGGTGGCCTTGGCCAGGTAGCAGTCTTCCATGGGGGGCTTGCCGACGATGGTGGCCGGATAGACAGGCTCGCGCCGCCGGGTCAGGGCGGTGACGTGGAAAACCGGGTACTCATCTGCCAGGGAGTAGTAGCCGGTGTGGTCCCCGAAAGGTCCCTCGCGGCGCCTCTCCCCCGGTTCGATATACCCTTCCAGCACGATCTGGGAAGCCGCCGGAACATATAAAGGGACATCAACGCATTGCACCAATTCCACCGGCTCCTGGCGCAGGAATCCGGCAAAGATCATTTCGTCCAGATCGTCGGGCAGGGGGGCAGTGGCGGCGTAGGTTACCGCCGGGTCGGGGCCGATGGCCACGGCCGCAGGGAGTCTCTCCCGCCGGTGTTCCGCCGCCCGGTAGTGCGCCGCCCCGCCCTTGTGTTTATGCCAGTGCATGCCGGTGGTATTCTTGTCGTACACCTGCAGCCGGTACATGCCCACGTTGCGCTTCCCCGTCACCGGGTGGTGGGTGATGACCACCGGCAGCGTGATGAACGGCCCGCCATCCAGGGGCCAACAGGTGAGCACCGGAATTTTGGTCAGGTCCACCTCATCTCCCTGCAGCACCACCTCCTGGCAGGGTGCCCGGCCGACGGTTTTTGGGAAGATGTTGGCCAGCCGCCGCAACTTAGGGATCATTTTGAGTTTTTTCATCAGGGTGTTAGGCGCCTCGGCCTCCAGGAAACTTAGGATGTCGGCGGCGATTTCTTCCAGGTCATTGACCTCCAGGGAGAGGCACATGCGCTTCATGGAGCCGAAGGCGTTCATCAGCACCGGCATGTCGTAACCCGGCACGTTCTCGAAGAGCAGCGCCGGGCCGCCGTCCTTCAGCTTGCAGACCCGGTCGGTGACCTCGGTGATCTCCAAGTGCGGACTGAAGGGCTGCGTAATGCGCCTCAACTCCCCCTGCTTCTCCAAAACCTTGATAAATTTCTGCAGGCTGTCATAGCCCATAAAATTGCGCCTTTCTGTGGATTAGATGAGTTGTGGGGGAGGGCCGGGGAACGCTGTTTCCTGTCCTCCCGGAATAAACCTCAACTCTGGCATCTCCGGCAAGTCCCCGTACCTGTGCAAGTACCGGAAAAAAGCCGTCAGGCCCTCCTGCTGGCCCGCGTCCAGATCATACTTTAATTTTTGAAAGTAATCCAGCAGTTCGGCTTCGCTGAGGTTCACCTGGGCCGTGGCCTGGCGGCAGATATCGCTCAGGGCGTTGCAGCCCTGGAGTTTGGAGGACACCAGGGTCCGGTGGAGGTAGGTTACCAGGTCGGGTTGGCGCTCCCAAACATCGCGGCGGGCGGCCCAGACTCCGAAGACAAAGGGGAGGCCGGTGAGGTCGTGCCAGGCCCGGCCCAGATCCAGGAAGTAAGGGTAGATGCCCCGGGCCCGCAGGCGCAGGGCTTCATCCCCGATGGCCAGCATGCCGCAGACGCCGTCCGCGAACTGGTCGGTCACCGCACCGGTGCGGCACAGGGGCCGGGCCCCGTAGAGTTCCGCCAGCACCACCTTGACCAGGGCGGCGGAGGTGGCCGAGGCCGCGCTCAGCACCACCTCGCGGCCGGAGAGGCGCTGGAAAGGGAGGCGGCTGAAGAACAGCACGCTCCCCACGTCGCCCACGGTGCTGATGGACAGTTCCGGCAGCAGCAGGTAGTCCCGAAAGCGGCGGCCGTACTCGTAGCTGGAGATGGCGCTCACCTCCAGGAAACCGCCCCGCATCTGCTCGTTCAGTTCCGCCGGGGTGCCGGAGACCACCTGAAAGCCGTTGGGGCAGATGGCCCGGTCGATGGCGTAGTAGATGGGGAGCACGTTGATATAGCGAATCCGACCCAGGCGGGGTAGATCAGGCATGGCAAGTCTCCTTGGGAGGGCTGAGCCACCGCACCTCCCCCATGGCACCGGCGGCCAGCAAGGCATCCCAGAAATCTCCCGCCCCGGCGTCCACGGGCACCAAGAGCAGAGCGGCCCGTTTCCCGGGATCCAGGCTGCCCAAGTCGGCCTCCCGGCCCAGGGCGGCGGCCCCGTTTAGGGTGGCCAGGCGCACCAGCCGCCCCGGCGGCACCGCCGGGAACTGCTCCCGCAGCACTTCCAGCTCCCGGAACAGGTTCAGGTCATGGTTGGAGGCCAGGGAGTCGGTGCCCAGGGCCAACCGCACGCCGTCCGCCTCCAGAGCCGTCAGATTTGGCAACCCGGTTCCGGTAAACAGGTTCGAGCGGGGGCAGAGCACTACCCGGGCCCCCCGCCGAGCCAAAAGCTTTCGGTCGGCTGCATCAAGCCATACCCCATGGGCCGCCAGGGCGGGGCCGGCGAAGAAACCCAGGCTATCCAGGTAATGGGCCGGGGAGACCCCAGGAGGCTGAAAATCGGGCCGCCAGCGGCCCCGCAGCATCAAGAGGCTCCGGAAAAAACCGCCCCCTGTCTGCAGAAACCGTTCCTCCTCCCTCGATTCGGCCAGATGCACGGCGCTGGGGCGCCCATGGCTTCGGTTCCAGGCGGCAATCCGCTGGCAGAGGGGGGCCGAGACTGAATAGGGGGCGTGCGCCGCAGCGGAGAAATTGGTCAGAGTTAGGGCCGCTGGGGCGGCAAAGATGGGGAAACCAGTCTCCAGCGGCCCCGCCCCGGTAAGATCGAAGCCCAGGCACTCGAAAAAGTAACAGAACTCCAGGCCGCTTTTTGCAAGGGCCGGGAGGCTAAGGCCAGTGTTGCTGATTTCGGCCACCAGGCCGGTGCCGAAGCGACGCAGTTCCGCTATCCCGGCGGCCGCCCCGGCCTGCAGGTCCTCAAGAGTGAGGGTGGCCATTTCCGCCAGGGCCGCGCTCAGCCAGTCCTGCCAACGCTCCTGGGCGGCAATCCGCCCCCGTAGGGCAGTCAGTTCCAGGTGGGTGTGAGCGTTGACCAGGGCCGGCATGATGGCCCCGTCGCCATGGTCCTCCCAGGCATCCCAGGGCTGCCGCCGCAGGTCGGCGGCCGGTCCCACGGCGCGGATGTGGCCGTCGGCGATTGCCACCGCCCCGGCTTCGATGACCGGTCCCGTCACCGGGACTATCCAGCGGGCTTGATGGATTATGATCGACGGCTTGTTCATGACCTGAACCACTGCCGCCAGTCCGTACCGATATCGCCTCGCTGACGGTACCGTTCCATGAGCCAGGGGCAGGGGCACTGGCGGGGTGCTGCAGCCAACCCCGGCAGGAGCTTCAGGGCCAATTCCCCCAAAGCCGCCTCCACCGCCTGAACCCGTTTGATCTCCTCAGGCGTGGCCAACCCTTCAAACAGGATGCCCGGTTGATAAGGTCGATCTTTTACTCCCTCGGCATAATTGACCACGTAACAGAGGGCTGTGTAACACAACTCCAGCTCTCGCGCCAGGAAGACCTCCGGGACCAGGGTCATGCCCACCAGGTCGCCGCCCAACAGCCGGTATTTGCGGATTTCCGCCGGGGTCTCCAGGCGGGGGCCGGTGGTGGCGGTATAGACCGCCGCCGGATGAAGGGGAAGAGGCCCGTTTTGCAGGGTTTGGATTACCGCCTGCCGCAGTTCGGGACAGAAGACCGGATTCTGGCGGACAAAGCCCAAACCCCGGTGGGGAAAGAAGGTGTACGGTTGTTGCTGACCTTCATCCAAAATATCATGGGGGACAACCAGGTCTCCCGGCGCCATGGTTTCGTTGATGGCTCCGGGGGCGCACCAGGCCAGAATCTTCTCCACCCCCAGGGTTTTTAAGGCGTATAAATTGGCCCGGTCATTGACGAAGGGTGCAGAGACGCGGTAGCCGTCCTCTCCATGTCTTGAAAGCACGGCAAAGTCAATATCTTGATATTTAAAGAGATGCACCGGATTGCTGCAGCCGAAGGGGGTGTCATAGGTTTGGCAGTGGCGCACATCTAAACCCTGCCTGAGGAAATCCTGGTGAGCCCCGACGCGGGCAATGATGGCTATCTGGGGATTATAAGTCATCGTTGCATTGGTATTTAAGCGGATAGTAGGAGTCGCCTGTTCATGGTTGCCTTGGGGCCATTATCCGGTAGACGTGATCCCGCTGTTTCGGTTCGTATCCTGCCGATACGATCTGCCGTTCGATTTCCTGTTGCGAGAGGCGGAAACCGACGCCGGTGGCGGCGACGACGTTCTCTTCGATCATGGTTGAGCCGAAGTCGTTGGCCCCGAATTCCAAGGCAATCTGAGCCACTTTGGCCCCCTGGGTGACCCAGGAGACCTGCAGGTTGGCAATATTGTCCAAAACGATTCGGGCAATAGCCAGGGTTTTGAGATAATCCACCACGTCCGTTGTGGCGCCACCCAGAGCCGTGCCGCCGGGTTGATAGCTCCAGGGGATGAAGGCGATAAAGCCGCCGGTGCGGTCCTGGATCTCACGTAAGCGCCAGAGGTGCTCCAGGCGCTCGGCCTGGGTCTCAATGTGGCCGAACATCATGGTGGCGGTAGTGCGCAGGCCAAGACGGTGGGCGGTCTCCATGACGGTAAGCCATTCCTCGGTAGTGCATTTGCTCGGGGCCAGGGCCCGGCGCACCCGGTCGGTCAGAATCTCGGCGCCACCGCCGGGAATCGACCCCAAGCCGGCCTCACGGAGGTGAACTATTACTTCCTCGATGGTAAGTCCAAAGGTCTTGGCAAAAAAGGTGATTTCCGGCGGCGAAAAGCCATGGACATGCAGACCCGAGCGCCGGATAAAACGGAGCAGCTCCTTGTAATATCCGAATGGCAGGTCAGGATTGAGGCCGCCTTGCAGCAGGACGCCGGTGCCGCCCAGGGCCAGGGTTTCTTCCAGTTTTTGGGTCAATTCCGGCCAGGGCAAGACATATCCCTCGGGATGGCCGGGTGGCCGGAAGAAGGCGCAGAAGCGGCAGCCGGAGAGGCAGATATTGGTGTAATTGATGTTGCGGTCTACCACATAGCTGACCCAGGTTTCGGGATGCCGCTGGCGGCGTATATAGTTGGCCCAGCGGCCCAGGGTCAGGATATCCAGGTCCCAGAGCGGCAGGGCTTCTGTGAGGGTGAGACGCCCCCCGGAGGTGATTTTGGCCTCGATGGCCGAAGTCGAATGAGACATAGGGTTTAATGACTGATGACGTTATACAGCGTATCCCGCTCCACCGGCTCGCGTCCCGCCTCCTGGATGAGGTGGTGCAGTTCCTGACGAGTGAGTCCCTGGGCGGTGCGGGCTCCGGCCATGTGGGTGATGCGTTCTTCTATGACAGTGCCGTCGATGTCGTCTGCCCCGAAAGCCAGGGAGAGCTGGGCGATCTTGGGGCCGATCATGATCCAGAAGGCCTTGATATGGGGAAAGTTGTCTAGTATCAGGCGGGCTACTGCCAGGTTTTTGAGGTCATCGAAGCCGGTGGTCTCCGGCAGACCGGCCAATTCGGTGTTGGCGGAATGAAAGGCCAGGGGGATAAAAGTCAGAAAGCCCCCGGTCTCATCCTGGGCGGCGCGCAGTTTGACCAGATGGTCTACCCGTTCTTCCAGGGTCTCGTGGTGGCCGTAGAGCATGGTGGCGTTGGTCCGCAGGCCCTGACGATGGGCGGTCTGGCAGACCTGCAGCCAGCCCTCGGGGGGGAGCTTCTTGGCGCATAAGCTCTGTCGGATGCGGGGACTGAAGACCTCGGCGCCGCCCCCCGGCAGAGAGCCCAGGCCGACTTCCTGCAGGGCGGCCAGGGTATCGGCCACGCTCAGATCGGCAATACTGGCCAGGTGGGCGATTTCTACGGCGGTAAAGGCCTGCAGGTGGACGCTCGGGCGCCTGGTCTTGATATTTCGGAGCATGTCGAGGTAATAGGAGAAAGGCAGATTGGGATGCAGCCCTCCGACAATGTGAATTTCGGTAACCGGCTCCGAGAGGCGTTCATCCACCTTGGCCATAATATCATCCAGGCTCATTTCGTAAGCCAGGGGGTCTCCGGCCCGTTTGCCGAAAGCACAGAACTTGCAGCCGTTGATACAGACGTTGGAATAATTGATGTGCTGATTAATAATATAGTAGGCCTTATTGCCGTGCTGCCGCTCCCGCGCGATGTTGGCCAGGTAGCCCACCCCCAGCAGATCAGTAGAGCGGTAAAGGTCCAGACCGTCCTCGAAGGTCAGGCGTTTCTGGGCCAACACTTTTTCATGGATGGGGATCAGATTGGGATCCTTAAAAAAACCGTTGCCGCCCATAGTAAATCCTCATTTCAATTTAAGTTGATGGTTTATGTCAACAGGTCAAAGGTTTAATGCTGCTGAAGTAAGCAAGATCAGGTTCATTCGTAAGGCTTGTCGCCGTCAGCTAAACCATGCCGCAGGACGCTCACCAGCTCCCGAACCCGCTGGCCCAACTCCTCTTCGGTGGCCTGGTCCAACCCGAGGGCAACGTCAAAGGCCGGGACGCTGACTGCTTGGAGAAAGCGGTCCAGCAGGGCGTCCAGGAGGAAAGTGGTGGTCTGCTGAGGCAACCCCGGCCGCAGTTCCCCCCGGGCCATTCCCTGACGCAGTAGAGACTGCAGATAATCAGCGGAAAATTGACGGACCGCCCGGAGCAGTTCCTGCCGCTGCGGCACCTGCTGATCGAACAGAATCTTCAGATAAATGCCGTAAATTCTCGGATGTTCTTTGATGAAAGCGACCCCTGCCAGGAGGGATTTCTCCAGACGGGTGAAAAAATCTTCCCCGAGGGTGCTCTCCTTCACCTGAACTAAAATCCGCCGGACAAAGGAGATCGCAAAGTCAAAAATATAGAGAAAAACTCCGCTCTTGTCGGTAAAATACTGGTAGAGGGAACCCTTGGCGATGCCGGAGCGGGCCACGATGACATTGAGGCTGGCCTGAGGGTAGCCCTTGCTGGCGAATTCCTCCAGGGCGGCATCGATGATGCGGGCCTGTTTGGCCTCGGGCAGATTGAGAAAAGTCGGGCGGACGATCTCTGGCATAGTCTTCGGTTCCTCCATATGACCAGTTGGTCATATCAATTATAGGCAACATCTGTCAAGAGAAATTAGAGAATGGGTTGGGGGGATATTTGGTATCTCGTATTGCCATACTGCTTGTATAAAAACAGTGAGCCGTGAGCCGTGAGCCGTGAGCCGTGAGCCGTGAGCAGCAAAAACATTATTGTGAGCAGCCGCCACGATTCTGTTTTTATGCTTCGTTGTGTTCGGCAGAGCATGTGCACTTATGGAAAAATTGACTTGGCAGGTAAAACTGTGCTATTTTGCACTTATATTCTGTAGTAAAATATAAGCTTCTAGAGTTTAGAATCTGCGCATTTTCTTGTTGCCAAATTTTCAACGTACTTCAGCGTCACCGTATGTGGTAACGGTATCAACCAGACGAAATGTCATTAAGAAATGCGAACTTTATGCTGCTTTTTTGCAGGTAGCCATAAAATCCTCGTTGGGCAGCACGAATTTTTGCGATTTTCGATCCCAGCAGGCCCTGATGTTGACAAGTCGAAAATA is a window from the Desulfobacca acetoxidans DSM 11109 genome containing:
- a CDS encoding MTAP family purine nucleoside phosphorylase yields the protein MTYNPQIAIIARVGAHQDFLRQGLDVRHCQTYDTPFGCSNPVHLFKYQDIDFAVLSRHGEDGYRVSAPFVNDRANLYALKTLGVEKILAWCAPGAINETMAPGDLVVPHDILDEGQQQPYTFFPHRGLGFVRQNPVFCPELRQAVIQTLQNGPLPLHPAAVYTATTGPRLETPAEIRKYRLLGGDLVGMTLVPEVFLARELELCYTALCYVVNYAEGVKDRPYQPGILFEGLATPEEIKRVQAVEAALGELALKLLPGLAAAPRQCPCPWLMERYRQRGDIGTDWRQWFRS
- a CDS encoding menaquinone biosynthesis decarboxylase, with product MGYDSLQKFIKVLEKQGELRRITQPFSPHLEITEVTDRVCKLKDGGPALLFENVPGYDMPVLMNAFGSMKRMCLSLEVNDLEEIAADILSFLEAEAPNTLMKKLKMIPKLRRLANIFPKTVGRAPCQEVVLQGDEVDLTKIPVLTCWPLDGGPFITLPVVITHHPVTGKRNVGMYRLQVYDKNTTGMHWHKHKGGAAHYRAAEHRRERLPAAVAIGPDPAVTYAATAPLPDDLDEMIFAGFLRQEPVELVQCVDVPLYVPAASQIVLEGYIEPGERRREGPFGDHTGYYSLADEYPVFHVTALTRRREPVYPATIVGKPPMEDCYLAKATERLFLPLIKKTLPEIVDMNLPMEGVFHNLAFISIDKRYPGHARKVMHALWGLGQMMFCKMIVIYDREVDVQDLGAVLWRLGNNVDPRRDVVFVDGPVDALDHASPLPHYGSKMGIDATRKWPEEGFTREWPAVIEMDSGVREKVDRIWDRLGLNNDRSR
- the mqnC gene encoding cyclic dehypoxanthinyl futalosine synthase; the encoded protein is MSHSTSAIEAKITSGGRLTLTEALPLWDLDILTLGRWANYIRRQRHPETWVSYVVDRNINYTNICLSGCRFCAFFRPPGHPEGYVLPWPELTQKLEETLALGGTGVLLQGGLNPDLPFGYYKELLRFIRRSGLHVHGFSPPEITFFAKTFGLTIEEVIVHLREAGLGSIPGGGAEILTDRVRRALAPSKCTTEEWLTVMETAHRLGLRTTATMMFGHIETQAERLEHLWRLREIQDRTGGFIAFIPWSYQPGGTALGGATTDVVDYLKTLAIARIVLDNIANLQVSWVTQGAKVAQIALEFGANDFGSTMIEENVVAATGVGFRLSQQEIERQIVSAGYEPKQRDHVYRIMAPRQP
- a CDS encoding amidohydrolase family protein → MNKPSIIIHQARWIVPVTGPVIEAGAVAIADGHIRAVGPAADLRRQPWDAWEDHGDGAIMPALVNAHTHLELTALRGRIAAQERWQDWLSAALAEMATLTLEDLQAGAAAGIAELRRFGTGLVAEISNTGLSLPALAKSGLEFCYFFECLGFDLTGAGPLETGFPIFAAPAALTLTNFSAAAHAPYSVSAPLCQRIAAWNRSHGRPSAVHLAESREEERFLQTGGGFFRSLLMLRGRWRPDFQPPGVSPAHYLDSLGFFAGPALAAHGVWLDAADRKLLARRGARVVLCPRSNLFTGTGLPNLTALEADGVRLALGTDSLASNHDLNLFRELEVLREQFPAVPPGRLVRLATLNGAAALGREADLGSLDPGKRAALLLVPVDAGAGDFWDALLAAGAMGEVRWLSPPKETCHA
- the mqnE gene encoding aminofutalosine synthase MqnE, with amino-acid sequence MGGNGFFKDPNLIPIHEKVLAQKRLTFEDGLDLYRSTDLLGVGYLANIARERQHGNKAYYIINQHINYSNVCINGCKFCAFGKRAGDPLAYEMSLDDIMAKVDERLSEPVTEIHIVGGLHPNLPFSYYLDMLRNIKTRRPSVHLQAFTAVEIAHLASIADLSVADTLAALQEVGLGSLPGGGAEVFSPRIRQSLCAKKLPPEGWLQVCQTAHRQGLRTNATMLYGHHETLEERVDHLVKLRAAQDETGGFLTFIPLAFHSANTELAGLPETTGFDDLKNLAVARLILDNFPHIKAFWIMIGPKIAQLSLAFGADDIDGTVIEERITHMAGARTAQGLTRQELHHLIQEAGREPVERDTLYNVISH
- a CDS encoding efflux RND transporter periplasmic adaptor subunit, with the protein product MQNPYTLSYCFKDLRYPKKLSFFLIAAALSLLLAGCSGSKPEAPARPPAPVTVATVVQKTMPMVLKAIGNVEAYSTVQVKSQVEGQVVRVHFQEGQEVKKGELMFTIDPRPFEAQLQQALANLARDQALLENARRDARRYEALIRQNLVSTGEYEQYATKAASLEATVKADAAAVENARLKLEYTAISSPIDGKTGDILINQGNLVKANDEKAILVVINQIVPIYVNFTLPEQHLPEVKKYMNRRRLRVEVAIPPAEQYCSFGELVFVDNKVDQATGTVQLKALFQNQDRTLWPGQFVNVSLILTEQPNALVIPAQALQVGQQGNYVYVIIADRTAEARPVELDRTADGSAVIKSGLKSGEEVVIDGQLRLYPGAKVEIQNPSPPAIGPERPS
- a CDS encoding outer membrane protein produces the protein MKKGKMIWLAVIAALVLAPTLCWAEMYVEGYIGGVAASSSSGGVSVNGTNVPGFAGRYDNPFILGGLKVGTWFVKEGFLGYDYPDWMKYLGFHLDFSYHRLNFSRQLISGTGVTIESEGYAATLAFMFTGRYGFLPDQDVPFGRLQPYISVGPGILFSGQKATAGTGAASIDTPSNSTTDIALVVDAGVRYYALKNVSLDAFYRFRWAEPKYNYTVLGNTLDVKPDYQLHSFQIGVAYHF
- a CDS encoding UbiA-like polyprenyltransferase, translating into MLILLEMIKIEHTVFALPFAFMGALLAARGLPTGRQAFFILLAMVGARSTAMAFNRLVDQRYDALNPRTATRALPQGLISRRATIIFILASALLFFFAAAQLNNLALLLSPVALAVVLFYSYTKRFTWASHLFLGAALAIAPAAGWIAVRGDITGLPLLLSLTVLLWVAGFDILYSLQDEDFDRTVGLHSLPCRLGRAKAMRLALIFHLGAGFGFILVGYLAGLGMIFYIAAVLAGLLLLVEHTLLSPQDLSRLNHAFFTLNGLVGLVLGIATLLSVWP
- a CDS encoding TetR/AcrR family transcriptional regulator → MPEIVRPTFLNLPEAKQARIIDAALEEFASKGYPQASLNVIVARSGIAKGSLYQYFTDKSGVFLYIFDFAISFVRRILVQVKESTLGEDFFTRLEKSLLAGVAFIKEHPRIYGIYLKILFDQQVPQRQELLRAVRQFSADYLQSLLRQGMARGELRPGLPQQTTTFLLDALLDRFLQAVSVPAFDVALGLDQATEEELGQRVRELVSVLRHGLADGDKPYE
- a CDS encoding menaquinone biosynthetic enzyme MqnA/MqnD family protein; this encodes MPDLPRLGRIRYINVLPIYYAIDRAICPNGFQVVSGTPAELNEQMRGGFLEVSAISSYEYGRRFRDYLLLPELSISTVGDVGSVLFFSRLPFQRLSGREVVLSAASATSAALVKVVLAELYGARPLCRTGAVTDQFADGVCGMLAIGDEALRLRARGIYPYFLDLGRAWHDLTGLPFVFGVWAARRDVWERQPDLVTYLHRTLVSSKLQGCNALSDICRQATAQVNLSEAELLDYFQKLKYDLDAGQQEGLTAFFRYLHRYGDLPEMPELRFIPGGQETAFPGPPPQLI